One Candidatus Hydrogenedentota bacterium DNA segment encodes these proteins:
- a CDS encoding PDZ domain-containing protein produces the protein MRHRRGILLLAALCGLAALTGCATLDRGGQSAVLRAKRKVAPAIVHVRPVKEVFDAGRRKEMLVMGSGFIISPDGYVVTNEHVAGQSSSVQCVLSDNREVQATVVGTDIETDIAVLKLETDSPLPSVRMGRSDTLEAGQSVLALGSPHGLARSVSLGIISVPDRFLADQGLMEAPYYNWIQTDAAINPGNSGGPLVNLRGEVVGVNARVLSGAENVGFAIPVDIVKEVVRSIIETGHVRRGWLGIEFQEMLAKGDVTSEEGVIVADVDRLSPAAEAGVKPGDILTAVNGGRVHARYEEELPGVRRLIAALPVGETAVLTLRRGDEALELSLVAEEKSSLRGSQEAFEEWGFTASEVTPEVARRAQLQRRTGILVSGVDPGGRAAIAGLQQGDIVLKVDGEEIPTLSAFSTTYARLKESDARLVMLFAQRGALTRFVLVNTKAEAAAAEAGEVAPNEN, from the coding sequence ATGAGACACAGAAGAGGCATTCTGCTGCTGGCGGCCCTGTGCGGGCTGGCGGCGCTGACCGGATGCGCGACCCTGGACCGGGGCGGGCAGTCCGCCGTGCTGCGGGCCAAGCGCAAGGTGGCCCCCGCCATCGTGCATGTGCGCCCGGTAAAGGAGGTGTTTGACGCCGGGCGGCGCAAGGAGATGCTGGTCATGGGGAGCGGGTTCATCATCTCCCCCGACGGCTATGTCGTGACCAACGAGCATGTGGCGGGACAGAGCAGCTCGGTCCAGTGCGTGCTCAGCGACAACCGCGAGGTGCAGGCCACAGTGGTCGGGACGGACATCGAGACGGACATCGCCGTCCTGAAACTGGAGACGGACAGCCCCCTTCCCAGCGTCCGCATGGGCCGCTCGGACACCTTGGAGGCCGGACAGTCGGTGCTTGCCCTGGGGAGCCCCCACGGGCTCGCCCGGTCGGTATCCCTCGGGATCATCAGCGTGCCGGACCGCTTCCTGGCGGACCAGGGGCTCATGGAGGCCCCCTACTACAACTGGATCCAGACCGACGCGGCGATCAACCCCGGCAACAGCGGCGGTCCCCTGGTCAACCTGCGGGGGGAAGTGGTCGGCGTGAACGCCCGGGTGCTGTCGGGGGCGGAGAACGTCGGGTTTGCGATCCCGGTGGACATTGTGAAGGAGGTGGTGCGCAGCATCATCGAGACCGGGCATGTGCGCCGGGGATGGCTGGGCATAGAGTTCCAGGAGATGCTGGCCAAGGGCGATGTCACCTCTGAGGAGGGCGTCATTGTCGCCGATGTGGACCGCCTGTCCCCGGCGGCGGAGGCGGGCGTGAAGCCCGGCGACATCCTTACGGCGGTCAACGGCGGCCGGGTGCACGCCCGGTACGAGGAGGAGCTTCCCGGGGTGCGGCGGCTCATCGCCGCCCTTCCCGTCGGGGAGACGGCGGTGCTGACGCTGCGCCGTGGGGACGAGGCGCTTGAGCTGTCCCTCGTCGCCGAGGAAAAATCCTCGCTTCGGGGGAGCCAGGAGGCCTTTGAGGAATGGGGGTTCACAGCGTCCGAGGTGACCCCGGAGGTGGCGCGGCGCGCCCAGTTGCAGCGGCGGACCGGCATTCTGGTTTCGGGGGTGGACCCCGGGGGCCGGGCCGCCATCGCCGGACTCCAGCAGGGGGACATTGTTCTAAAGGTGGACGGGGAGGAGATTCCCACCCTGTCGGCGTTCAGCACGACCTATGCCCGCCTGAAGGAAAGCGACGCGCGGCTGGTCATGCTTTTCGCCCAGCGCGGCGCGCTCACCCGTTTTGTGCTTGTGAACACCAAGGCGGAGGCCGCCGCGGCCGAAGCCGGGGAGGTTGCGCCCAATGAAAACTAG
- a CDS encoding PDZ domain-containing protein: MKTRHFSAWPAMLLLAAAAGSPAPAQEDFALSTINSAYERLSPSLCTVLFTQEVTDARTGETRRRDGSSLGLVVRPDGLVVTHGHLILDSAEPVEVRVRLGQGSSAKEYPAQVLQKPDDINLAFLRVQSDTPLDLPVVRFSKSPLVLGEPVAVFGLSGETLDLEPGVLVARVSAILEEPRKTYALDGNIRFGYVTGPVMNTRGEIVGVVGFDLGRAEGGELHTRSGHPLVYQTELFEGHIAEPPSVDVSPGAREDAWLGVFTQPLKTDYAEYWKLEDTGGLLVSTVLPDSPALSAGIQSGDIIKSFDGKPTQARQDRDVLAFTQLVRDTGVGRTVTVELLRAGQPLSVEVTLSQLPATAQEAGEYDDAVLGLAVREITRDVRILLNLAEDVQGVIVRRVRPGSPAQAAKIRPGIVILAVADQPTTSLEEYEKAIETLRERKPSEVSVFARAGAQTGFFRVQPRY; encoded by the coding sequence ATGAAAACTAGACACTTCTCCGCCTGGCCGGCGATGCTTCTGCTCGCGGCGGCCGCGGGTTCACCCGCACCGGCCCAGGAAGATTTCGCCCTGTCCACCATTAATTCGGCGTATGAGCGCCTCTCCCCTTCCCTGTGCACCGTCCTGTTCACCCAGGAGGTCACCGACGCGCGGACGGGGGAAACCCGGCGGCGCGACGGCAGCAGCCTCGGGCTGGTGGTGCGGCCCGACGGGCTGGTGGTCACGCACGGGCACCTGATTCTGGACAGCGCCGAGCCGGTGGAGGTGCGCGTGCGCCTCGGACAGGGTTCCTCCGCCAAGGAGTACCCGGCACAGGTGCTCCAGAAGCCCGATGACATCAACCTCGCCTTCCTGCGGGTGCAATCGGACACGCCCCTCGACCTGCCCGTAGTCCGTTTCTCCAAATCGCCGCTGGTCCTGGGCGAGCCCGTGGCCGTGTTTGGCCTGTCGGGGGAAACGCTCGACCTGGAACCCGGCGTGCTGGTAGCGCGGGTGAGCGCCATCCTGGAGGAGCCCCGGAAAACCTACGCGCTGGACGGGAACATCCGTTTCGGGTATGTCACGGGGCCCGTGATGAACACCCGGGGGGAGATCGTGGGCGTGGTCGGGTTCGACCTGGGCCGCGCGGAAGGCGGCGAACTTCACACGCGGAGCGGACACCCCCTCGTGTACCAGACGGAGCTGTTCGAGGGGCACATCGCCGAACCCCCGTCGGTGGACGTGTCCCCCGGCGCGCGCGAAGATGCGTGGCTGGGCGTGTTCACCCAGCCCCTCAAGACCGACTACGCCGAATACTGGAAACTGGAGGACACGGGGGGGCTCCTGGTGAGCACCGTACTCCCCGACTCCCCTGCGTTAAGCGCGGGCATCCAGTCGGGAGACATCATCAAGTCCTTCGACGGCAAGCCCACGCAGGCACGGCAGGACCGGGATGTGCTGGCCTTCACCCAGCTGGTGCGGGACACCGGCGTGGGCCGCACCGTGACCGTGGAGCTGCTGCGGGCGGGGCAGCCGCTGTCCGTCGAGGTGACCCTTTCCCAGCTTCCCGCCACCGCGCAGGAGGCGGGGGAATATGACGACGCCGTGCTGGGGCTCGCCGTCCGTGAGATCACCCGCGACGTCCGTATTCTGCTGAACCTGGCCGAGGATGTGCAGGGGGTGATCGTGCGGCGCGTGCGCCCGGGAAGCCCCGCGCAGGCCGCCAAGATCCGCCCGGGCATCGTCATCCTGGCTGTGGCCGACCAGCCCACCACCTCCTTGGAGGAGTACGAAAAAGCCATAGAAACGCTACGGGAGCGGAAACCGTCCGAGGTCTCCGTGTTTGCCCGGGCCGGCGCCCAGACAGGGTTCTTCCGTGTGCAGCCGCGGTATTAG
- a CDS encoding iron-containing alcohol dehydrogenase yields MYKSPGIKSGFGVARELKGLPGRVLAVSMEIPWALLQSQMPWEPDHVHLVDNMDLPTLEAADRDLPACDVVVGVGGGSCCDFAKYLAWKRGCRMVLVPTIISVDAPLTNMIAVRVDKTVTYIGDIFPEELLVDYRLIQAAPPELNRAGACDIASIHTGLFDWRLAHEQTGENYDAAVAALAEECLEELDHNAEEVYNVTPKGIDTIVDLYRREVKFCTEFGNSRPEEGAEHLVAYALEHLTRRHFLHGDLVGLGIFAMSRLQGNRPEWAEDLIRRCGLRYWCPDASREEICTALATLRAFVDKNNFFHSIVHAAEITPAFVESVLAGLEKARPQ; encoded by the coding sequence ATGTACAAGTCGCCTGGGATAAAGTCCGGGTTCGGTGTTGCCAGGGAGTTGAAGGGGCTCCCCGGCCGGGTGCTGGCGGTTTCGATGGAGATCCCGTGGGCCCTGCTCCAGTCGCAGATGCCCTGGGAACCGGACCACGTCCATCTGGTGGACAACATGGACCTTCCCACGCTGGAGGCGGCGGACCGCGACCTGCCGGCCTGCGACGTGGTGGTGGGTGTGGGGGGCGGGTCGTGCTGCGACTTCGCCAAGTATCTCGCGTGGAAGCGGGGCTGCCGCATGGTGCTGGTGCCGACGATCATCTCGGTGGACGCGCCGCTGACGAACATGATCGCGGTGCGGGTGGACAAGACGGTCACCTACATTGGCGACATCTTTCCGGAGGAGCTGCTGGTGGATTACCGCCTGATCCAGGCGGCGCCGCCGGAGCTGAACCGCGCGGGGGCCTGCGACATTGCGAGCATCCACACGGGGCTCTTTGACTGGCGTCTCGCCCATGAGCAGACGGGGGAGAACTATGACGCGGCGGTGGCGGCCCTCGCGGAGGAATGCCTGGAAGAGCTGGACCACAACGCCGAGGAGGTGTATAACGTCACGCCGAAGGGCATTGACACGATCGTGGACCTGTACCGGCGGGAGGTGAAGTTCTGCACGGAGTTCGGCAACAGCCGCCCCGAGGAGGGCGCGGAGCATCTGGTGGCCTACGCGCTGGAACACCTCACGCGCCGGCATTTCCTGCACGGGGATCTGGTGGGGCTGGGCATCTTCGCCATGTCGCGGCTCCAGGGCAACCGGCCGGAGTGGGCGGAGGACCTGATCCGGCGTTGCGGGCTGCGCTACTGGTGCCCGGACGCGTCCCGGGAGGAGATATGCACCGCCCTGGCCACGCTGCGGGCCTTCGTTGACAAGAACAACTTTTTCCACAGCATCGTCCACGCCGCCGAGATCACCCCGGCGTTTGTGGAGTCGGTGCTGGCGGGCCTGGAAAAGGCGCGGCCGCAATAA